The Anoxybacillus flavithermus genome has a segment encoding these proteins:
- a CDS encoding methylmalonyl Co-A mutase-associated GTPase MeaB gives MSEERTSRPEWVDDHNMFATSYVKGNDRVQPTKERRWVKRKELSIEEYVAGVLNNDRTILAQAITLIESNAAKHTEKAQRILHELLPYVGRSVRIGITGVPGAGKSTFIEAFGQFLCDKGHRVAVLAIDPSSSLTGGSILGDKTRMEYLARHPRAFIRPSPSGGTLGGVHRKTRETMLLCEAAGYDIILVETVGVGQSEVAVRGMVDFFLLLALTGAGDELQGMKKGMMELVDAIVINKADGDNKQKAELAKEEYNQILHYLRHATKGWETKAYTCSSLYKEGIEQIWDVIERFVRTTKQSGVFEERRREQMKDWLHAMIKDYLHIRFFHHPTVQQQLPNIEQQVMEGKQPVTMAAQQLIHLYEQT, from the coding sequence ATCGTGTTCAGCCGACAAAAGAAAGACGATGGGTAAAAAGAAAAGAGCTTTCGATTGAAGAATATGTCGCAGGTGTATTAAATAACGATCGCACCATTTTAGCACAAGCGATTACGCTAATTGAAAGCAATGCAGCCAAACATACAGAAAAGGCACAGCGCATATTGCATGAGCTCCTTCCTTATGTAGGGCGTTCGGTTCGCATTGGCATTACCGGTGTTCCAGGTGCAGGCAAAAGTACATTCATTGAAGCATTCGGACAATTTTTATGCGATAAAGGCCATCGGGTTGCGGTATTAGCGATCGATCCGAGCAGCTCGCTTACAGGTGGAAGCATTCTTGGCGATAAAACGCGCATGGAATATTTAGCTCGCCATCCGCGTGCGTTTATTCGTCCTTCTCCATCGGGTGGCACGCTCGGGGGAGTGCATCGGAAAACACGTGAGACGATGTTGCTTTGTGAAGCAGCAGGATATGATATTATTCTCGTGGAAACGGTCGGTGTTGGTCAAAGTGAAGTGGCAGTACGCGGCATGGTTGATTTTTTTCTATTGCTTGCGCTAACAGGCGCTGGTGATGAACTGCAAGGAATGAAAAAAGGGATGATGGAACTCGTCGATGCGATCGTTATTAATAAAGCAGACGGGGATAATAAACAGAAAGCAGAGTTGGCGAAAGAAGAGTATAATCAAATTTTACATTATTTACGCCATGCCACGAAAGGATGGGAGACGAAAGCATATACTTGTTCTTCTCTCTATAAAGAAGGAATTGAACAAATTTGGGACGTGATCGAACGCTTTGTCCGAACGACAAAACAATCGGGTGTGTTTGAGGAAAGAAGAAGAGAACAGATGAAAGATTGGTTGCATGCGATGATTAAAGATTATTTACACATCCGCTTTTTTCATCATCCGACTGTACAGCAACAATTGCCGAACATTGAACAACAGGTGATGGAAGGAAAACAACCGGTCACAATGGCTGCACAGCAATTGATTCACTTATACGAGCAAACGTAA
- a CDS encoding L,D-transpeptidase — translation MPLLFAFFLFLSPLWPLGDNPRVGDPMIIVNKQTNQLAFIRHGKIERIYRVATGKTNVLTPEGLFTVTVKAVNPYYRKKNIPGGAPNNPLGTRWIGFDARGTDGRTYGIHGTNRPESIGRYITEGCVRMHNRDVEALYPNVPLGTKVAIVKTNESFYQLGKKYGALK, via the coding sequence ATGCCGCTTTTGTTTGCTTTCTTTCTTTTTCTTTCACCGCTTTGGCCGCTTGGAGATAATCCGCGCGTTGGCGATCCGATGATTATTGTCAATAAACAAACGAACCAACTTGCTTTTATTCGCCATGGGAAAATTGAACGCATATATCGAGTGGCGACAGGAAAAACGAATGTACTCACGCCAGAAGGGCTATTTACGGTAACTGTTAAGGCAGTAAATCCTTATTATCGGAAAAAAAACATTCCAGGAGGAGCACCGAACAACCCGCTTGGTACGAGATGGATCGGATTTGATGCACGTGGAACGGACGGTCGAACGTACGGCATTCATGGAACGAATCGACCCGAATCGATTGGACGGTATATAACAGAAGGATGCGTACGCATGCATAATCGCGATGTCGAAGCGCTATATCCGAACGTGCCATTAGGAACGAAAGTAGCGATCGTAAAAACGAACGAATCATTTTATCAGCTCGGGAAAAAGTACGGAGCGCTTAAATAG
- a CDS encoding methylmalonyl-CoA epimerase — protein sequence MEVKKVDHIGIAVKSLDEALPFYTDTLGLSCVGMETVESEQVRVAFLKVGDVKIELLEPLSEHSPIASFIEKRGEGIHHVALGVDDIELRIQELKNNGVRMIHEQPKRGAGGARIAFMHPKSARGVLYELCERGGGQ from the coding sequence ATGGAAGTAAAAAAAGTCGATCATATTGGTATTGCTGTGAAATCATTAGATGAGGCGCTTCCGTTTTATACGGATACGCTCGGCTTATCGTGCGTTGGCATGGAAACGGTCGAATCGGAGCAGGTGAGGGTAGCATTTTTAAAAGTCGGAGATGTAAAAATTGAATTGCTTGAGCCGCTTTCTGAACATAGTCCAATTGCTTCTTTCATTGAAAAAAGAGGCGAAGGTATTCATCATGTCGCGCTTGGCGTAGATGATATTGAACTGCGCATTCAAGAGTTAAAAAATAATGGTGTTCGTATGATTCATGAGCAACCGAAACGCGGTGCAGGGGGTGCACGGATCGCTTTTATGCATCCGAAATCAGCCCGCGGCGTGTTGTATGAGCTTTGTGAACGGGGCGGTGGGCAATGA
- a CDS encoding methylmalonyl-CoA carboxyltransferase, with amino-acid sequence MMDMYDKINELYDRRREIELGGGDDKIAKQHEKGKLTARERIDLLLDEGTFVELNPFIEHRCTDFGLAGKKGPGDGVVTGYGKIDGRTVFVFSQDFTVFGGALGEMHAKKIANIMDLAAKTGAPIIGLNDSGGARIQEGVLSLDGYGHIFYRNSIYSGVIPQISVIMGPCAGGAVYSPAITDFVFMVEKTSQMFITGPKVIETVTGEKISAEDLGGARVHNTISGNAHFSGATEEDVLAQVRRLLSYLPANCQEKPPIKPVANEDDYRPDLADAIPIDAVRPYDVRNVVLQVVDEGSFMEVQKDFAKNIVIGFARIKGEVVGLVCNQPKFMAGGLDIDSSDKAARFIRFCDSFNIPIITFEDVTGFFPGVKQEHGGIIRHGAKILYAYSEATVPKITVILRKAYGGAYVALNSKSIGADVVYAWPNAEIAVMGPQGAANIIFAGEIENSPNPEETRAQKIEEYRDKFANPYVAAKYGMVDDVIDPRDTRIKLIQALDMLRHKQEERPKKKHGNIPL; translated from the coding sequence ATGATGGATATGTACGATAAAATTAACGAGTTATATGACCGCCGACGCGAAATTGAATTAGGTGGCGGTGACGATAAAATTGCTAAACAACATGAAAAAGGGAAATTAACAGCGAGGGAGCGCATTGATCTTTTATTAGATGAAGGGACGTTCGTCGAGTTAAACCCGTTTATTGAACATCGTTGCACCGATTTTGGATTAGCAGGAAAAAAAGGTCCGGGTGACGGAGTTGTCACAGGATACGGGAAAATCGACGGTCGAACAGTATTTGTATTTTCACAAGATTTTACTGTATTCGGTGGCGCACTTGGAGAAATGCATGCGAAAAAAATTGCGAATATTATGGATTTAGCAGCGAAAACAGGGGCACCAATCATCGGATTAAACGATTCTGGTGGTGCACGCATTCAAGAAGGCGTATTGTCCCTCGATGGCTACGGCCATATTTTTTACCGTAATTCCATCTATTCTGGCGTCATTCCGCAAATTTCTGTTATTATGGGTCCATGTGCAGGAGGGGCTGTCTATTCACCAGCCATTACCGATTTTGTTTTTATGGTGGAAAAAACGAGCCAAATGTTTATTACTGGACCGAAAGTGATTGAAACGGTGACAGGAGAAAAAATTAGTGCGGAAGATTTAGGTGGTGCACGCGTTCATAACACAATTAGCGGAAACGCTCATTTTTCAGGAGCGACAGAAGAAGACGTGCTTGCTCAAGTACGACGGCTGTTAAGCTATTTGCCAGCAAACTGCCAAGAAAAGCCACCGATCAAGCCTGTTGCCAATGAAGATGACTACCGTCCTGATTTAGCGGATGCGATTCCAATTGACGCGGTCAGACCGTACGATGTGCGCAACGTTGTGCTACAAGTCGTTGATGAAGGATCGTTTATGGAAGTGCAAAAAGATTTTGCGAAAAACATTGTCATTGGCTTTGCTCGCATCAAAGGAGAAGTTGTTGGACTTGTATGCAACCAGCCGAAGTTTATGGCGGGAGGACTAGATATTGACTCATCGGATAAAGCAGCCCGCTTTATTCGTTTTTGCGACTCGTTCAATATTCCGATTATTACATTTGAAGATGTGACGGGCTTTTTCCCGGGAGTCAAACAAGAGCATGGGGGGATCATTCGCCATGGGGCGAAAATTTTATATGCGTATTCGGAAGCGACCGTGCCGAAAATAACGGTCATTTTACGGAAAGCATACGGTGGGGCATATGTTGCATTAAACAGTAAATCGATCGGAGCGGATGTCGTATACGCATGGCCAAATGCAGAAATTGCTGTTATGGGACCACAAGGGGCAGCGAACATTATTTTTGCAGGCGAAATTGAAAATAGCCCGAATCCAGAAGAAACAAGAGCGCAAAAAATTGAAGAATATCGCGATAAATTCGCCAACCCTTATGTTGCAGCGAAATACGGCATGGTTGATGATGTTATCGACCCACGCGACACGAGAATCAAGCTTATTCAAGCACTCGACATGCTTCGTCATAAGCAGGAAGAACGCCCGAAAAAGAAACATGGCAACATTCCATTGTAA
- a CDS encoding iron-regulated protein, which produces MLIDHPTLLLCMYSSLSIAKISSYSDGHVITIFFSHFTHLSHSYYIILTKLHFIVNQEVFMNSLTNKDLYKAMWRWHFYAGVIFAPFLIILSITGAIYLFKPQIESVLYKNYFYVAEGQQQLAPSRLIEKVTSAYEEATVVSYRPSDAPNRSVEIGIVLHDEPYTVFVNPYNGNILGEIAKNGKLMNIIVKLHGELMVGTVGDRIVELAACWAVILLITGLYLWWPRKRSLYGIVSIRFHEGKRVMWKDIHSVLAIWLSVFILLLIVTGLPWAGFMGDKINRIATATHTGYPAGLWDDIPESVIPTKSVADVPWAAENMPVPESKQNGTMTIPIESVIQIAQERHVHPGYSIYFPEGEKGVYTVSVFPTLPQDQATLHIDQYSGEVLADLRFKDYGWLAKVIEIGIALHEGRYFGLFNQLIGLATCLGLIFIAYSGIVMWWKRRPKGRIGLPPAPQNKNVARMVALIIIVLGLIMPLVALSLVVAFAVDWIVIRRIPKLQTWFSIE; this is translated from the coding sequence TTGCTTATTGACCATCCTACACTCCTCCTATGTATGTACTCATCTTTAAGTATAGCGAAAATTTCCTCATATAGCGATGGACATGTCATCACAATTTTTTTCTCTCATTTCACACATTTATCACACTCGTATTATATCATTCTTACGAAACTTCATTTCATAGTAAATCAGGAGGTTTTTATGAATTCTTTAACAAACAAGGACTTATACAAAGCAATGTGGCGTTGGCACTTTTACGCAGGAGTCATTTTTGCACCATTTTTAATTATTCTTTCCATTACAGGTGCCATCTACTTATTTAAGCCGCAAATTGAATCTGTTTTGTACAAAAACTATTTTTATGTTGCAGAAGGTCAACAGCAGTTAGCACCGAGCCGTTTAATTGAAAAAGTAACAAGCGCGTATGAAGAGGCTACCGTTGTTAGCTATCGACCAAGTGATGCCCCTAACCGTTCCGTAGAGATCGGTATCGTTTTACACGATGAACCATACACTGTTTTTGTCAATCCTTATAACGGAAATATTCTTGGAGAGATTGCAAAAAACGGTAAACTAATGAATATCATCGTTAAACTCCATGGGGAGTTGATGGTCGGAACAGTTGGCGACAGAATTGTTGAGCTTGCAGCATGTTGGGCCGTTATTTTGTTAATTACAGGACTATATTTATGGTGGCCACGTAAGCGCTCTTTATATGGAATTGTAAGCATTCGTTTTCATGAGGGAAAGCGCGTCATGTGGAAGGACATTCATTCTGTTCTCGCGATTTGGCTTTCTGTTTTTATTTTATTGCTTATTGTAACTGGATTACCTTGGGCTGGATTTATGGGAGATAAAATTAACCGCATCGCCACGGCAACACATACAGGCTACCCTGCTGGATTATGGGACGACATACCTGAATCTGTTATTCCAACAAAGTCAGTTGCGGATGTACCATGGGCTGCAGAAAATATGCCCGTGCCTGAATCGAAACAAAACGGAACAATGACAATTCCAATTGAATCCGTCATTCAAATCGCACAAGAACGGCACGTCCATCCGGGCTATTCGATTTACTTCCCTGAAGGAGAAAAAGGGGTATATACTGTTTCCGTCTTTCCGACTTTGCCACAAGATCAAGCGACATTGCATATTGATCAATATAGTGGCGAAGTGTTAGCTGACTTACGCTTTAAAGATTATGGATGGCTAGCTAAAGTGATCGAAATTGGCATTGCCCTTCATGAAGGCCGGTATTTTGGTCTATTTAATCAATTGATCGGCCTTGCGACTTGCCTCGGTCTCATTTTCATTGCATATAGCGGGATTGTTATGTGGTGGAAACGACGCCCAAAAGGAAGGATTGGGTTGCCACCTGCGCCACAAAACAAAAATGTAGCGCGAATGGTCGCATTGATCATCATCGTATTAGGGCTTATCATGCCTTTAGTTGCTCTTTCATTAGTTGTTGCTTTTGCTGTCGATTGGATTGTTATACGTCGCATTCCGAAATTACAAACATGGTTCTCCATTGAGTAG
- a CDS encoding chemotaxis protein CheW, whose translation MHKVVVFQLCNEQYAIPVEHVVSIEKMSHPTLIPSMPSYMLGVVRIRGELVPVLDTSQILYRRPYAETEKTRLVVVHTGDLHVAFIVDDAKEIIDIPPHMMKQVNMLAYQQTPYFIGIANLPDRLITVIDPTILFDNLEGASSIKEHIKNEKQNT comes from the coding sequence ATGCATAAAGTCGTCGTTTTTCAACTATGTAATGAGCAATATGCCATTCCAGTTGAACATGTTGTTTCCATCGAAAAAATGAGCCATCCGACGCTCATCCCGAGCATGCCTTCGTATATGCTTGGCGTTGTGCGCATTCGCGGTGAACTTGTTCCCGTGCTTGATACGTCGCAAATTTTATATCGCCGTCCGTATGCAGAAACAGAAAAAACGCGGCTTGTCGTCGTACATACGGGCGATTTACATGTCGCGTTCATCGTAGACGACGCAAAGGAGATTATTGATATTCCACCACATATGATGAAGCAAGTGAATATGCTTGCTTATCAACAGACGCCATATTTCATCGGGATTGCAAACTTGCCTGATCGGCTCATTACTGTTATCGATCCGACGATATTGTTTGACAATTTAGAAGGAGCAAGCTCAATAAAAGAACATATAAAGAATGAGAAACAGAACACTTGA
- a CDS encoding phosphogluconate dehydrogenase (NADP(+)-dependent, decarboxylating) (catalyzes the formation of D-ribulose 5-phosphate from 6-phospho-D-gluconate) — translation MAKQQIGVIGLAVMGKNLALNIESRGYSVAVYNRSREKTDEFLQEAKGKNIIGTYSIEEFVHALEKPRKILLMVKAGAATDATIEQLKPHLEKGDIVIDGGNTYFKDTQRRNKELAELGIHFIGTGVSGGEEGALKGPSIMPGGQKEAHELVRPIFEAIAAKVDGEPCTTYIGPDGAGHYVKMVHNGIEYGDMQLIAEAYFLLKHVLGLNAQELHEVFAEWNKGELDSYLIEITADIFTKIDEETGKPLVDVILDKAGQKGTGKWTSQNALDLGVPLPIITESVFARFISAMKDERVKASKLLAGPAVKPYEGDRAHFIEAVRRALYMSKICSYAQGFAQMKAASEEYNWNLQYGNIAMIFRGGCIIRAQFLQKIKEAYDRDPALPNLLLDPYFKDIVENYQQSLREIVATAAMRGIPVPAFASALAYYDSYRMETLPANLIQAQRDYFGAHTYERIDKEGIFHTEWLK, via the coding sequence ATGGCGAAACAACAAATTGGCGTGATCGGTTTGGCGGTCATGGGGAAAAACTTGGCGCTTAATATTGAAAGCCGCGGGTACTCAGTAGCCGTATATAACCGCTCGCGCGAAAAAACGGATGAGTTTTTACAAGAAGCGAAAGGGAAAAACATCATTGGCACATACAGCATTGAAGAGTTTGTTCACGCACTTGAGAAGCCACGCAAAATTTTATTAATGGTAAAAGCAGGAGCGGCAACAGACGCAACGATTGAACAATTAAAGCCGCATTTAGAAAAAGGCGATATCGTCATCGATGGCGGCAATACGTATTTTAAAGATACACAACGCCGCAATAAAGAACTTGCGGAACTCGGCATTCATTTCATCGGCACAGGTGTGTCTGGCGGGGAAGAAGGGGCGTTAAAAGGTCCATCGATTATGCCTGGAGGACAAAAAGAAGCACATGAATTAGTCCGCCCGATTTTTGAAGCGATCGCGGCAAAAGTCGATGGGGAGCCGTGCACGACGTACATCGGTCCAGACGGTGCGGGCCATTACGTAAAAATGGTGCATAACGGCATCGAATACGGCGATATGCAATTAATTGCCGAAGCGTACTTTTTATTAAAACATGTGCTCGGGTTAAATGCACAAGAGCTTCATGAAGTGTTTGCGGAATGGAATAAAGGGGAATTAGATAGCTATTTAATCGAAATTACGGCAGACATTTTCACGAAAATCGATGAAGAAACAGGCAAACCGCTCGTCGATGTCATTTTAGACAAAGCAGGGCAAAAAGGAACAGGAAAATGGACGAGCCAAAACGCGCTCGACTTAGGCGTTCCTCTTCCAATTATTACGGAATCGGTATTCGCTCGTTTCATTTCCGCGATGAAAGACGAGCGTGTGAAAGCAAGCAAGTTATTAGCTGGTCCTGCAGTGAAGCCGTATGAAGGCGACCGCGCGCATTTCATTGAGGCCGTGCGCCGCGCGCTTTACATGAGCAAAATTTGCTCGTACGCCCAAGGCTTTGCGCAAATGAAAGCTGCATCGGAAGAATACAACTGGAATTTACAATACGGCAACATCGCGATGATTTTCCGAGGCGGCTGCATCATTCGTGCGCAATTTTTACAAAAAATTAAAGAAGCGTACGACCGCGATCCAGCGCTGCCAAACTTATTGCTTGACCCATACTTTAAAGACATCGTCGAAAACTATCAACAATCGCTTCGTGAAATTGTCGCAACGGCAGCGATGCGTGGCATTCCAGTTCCGGCATTCGCAAGCGCTCTTGCATATTATGACAGCTACCGGATGGAAACATTGCCAGCAAACTTAATCCAAGCCCAACGCGACTACTTCGGTGCGCACACGTACGAACGCATCGACAAAGAAGGCATCTTCCATACGGAATGGTTGAAATAA
- a CDS encoding cyclase codes for MKLYDVTSPIFEGMPVYKNKPEKQPKLTTVTNDYVTESRIDMDVHTGTHIDAPLHMVKDGETFETIPLEKLVGYCKVLDVTTVNDRITKEDLIHFDIQENDFLLFKTKNSFDDAFNFEFIYVAEDAAAYLAEKRIRGVGIDALGVERNQAGHPTHKTLFGHGIIVIEGLRLKDVPAGEYWMVAAPLKLVGTDAAPARVLLFEQ; via the coding sequence ATGAAACTATACGATGTCACCTCTCCAATTTTTGAAGGGATGCCTGTGTATAAAAACAAACCGGAAAAACAGCCGAAGTTGACGACGGTCACGAACGATTACGTCACCGAATCGCGCATCGATATGGATGTACATACGGGCACACATATTGACGCACCGCTCCATATGGTAAAAGACGGAGAAACGTTTGAAACGATTCCGCTTGAAAAACTCGTCGGCTACTGCAAAGTATTAGACGTCACAACCGTCAATGATCGCATTACAAAAGAAGATCTCATTCATTTTGATATTCAAGAAAACGATTTTCTCTTATTCAAAACGAAAAACTCGTTCGACGACGCTTTTAACTTTGAATTTATTTACGTTGCCGAAGATGCAGCGGCATATTTAGCAGAAAAACGCATTCGCGGCGTCGGCATTGATGCCCTCGGCGTCGAACGCAACCAAGCAGGACACCCAACGCATAAAACGTTGTTCGGCCATGGCATTATCGTCATCGAAGGACTTCGCCTAAAGGACGTTCCAGCAGGCGAATATTGGATGGTCGCCGCTCCGCTAAAACTCGTTGGCACCGACGCCGCCCCAGCACGCGTATTGTTGTTTGAACAATAA
- a CDS encoding glucose-6-phosphate dehydrogenase, whose product MNDVQPKATIVIFGATGDLAKRKLFPSIYKLYQKGKLAEQFAVVGVARRPHTDESFRSYVKETIEEATKQELIDDKFISHFYYHSLDATNTQSYEQLNELLTRVEEQFHIPGNRIFYLAMAPEFFGTITSHLKSEGLTATNGWTRLVIEKPFGHDLQSAQKLNEEIRQSFSEEQIFRIDHYLGKEMVQNIEVIRFANAIFEPLWNNRFIANIQITSSETLGVEDRGRYYDHSGALRDMVQNHMLQMVALLAMEPPIKLTTDDIRSEKVKVLRALRPMTHDDVETYFVRGQYGRGIVRGQEVVGYREEHSVDPNSNTETFVAGKLMIDNFRWAGVPFYIRTGKRMTEKSTKIVVQFKDVPMNLYYRTSEHVHPNLLVIHIQPDEGITLHLNAKKSGESMKTTPIKLDYCNNCIDGINTPEAYEKLLYDCMRGDATNFTHWDEVAASWSFVDPISEVWANTKAADFPNYEAGSMGPKKADELLQKDGFHWWPLNGTM is encoded by the coding sequence GTGAACGACGTACAACCAAAAGCGACAATCGTCATCTTTGGTGCGACTGGCGACTTAGCAAAACGTAAACTATTCCCATCTATTTATAAACTTTATCAAAAAGGAAAGCTTGCTGAACAGTTTGCGGTTGTTGGTGTTGCCCGCCGTCCACATACTGATGAGTCGTTTCGTTCCTATGTAAAAGAAACGATTGAGGAAGCAACGAAACAAGAACTGATCGATGACAAATTTATTTCTCATTTTTACTATCATTCATTAGATGCGACGAATACGCAATCATATGAACAATTAAATGAATTATTAACTCGTGTGGAAGAACAATTTCATATTCCAGGCAACCGCATTTTTTACTTGGCGATGGCACCTGAATTTTTCGGAACGATTACATCGCACTTGAAATCCGAGGGGCTGACGGCCACAAACGGCTGGACGCGATTAGTCATTGAAAAACCGTTCGGTCACGATTTGCAAAGTGCACAAAAATTAAATGAAGAAATTCGCCAATCGTTTTCGGAGGAGCAAATTTTCCGAATTGATCATTACCTAGGGAAAGAAATGGTGCAAAACATCGAAGTCATTCGCTTTGCGAACGCCATTTTCGAGCCGCTTTGGAACAACCGATTTATTGCTAATATTCAAATTACATCAAGCGAAACGCTTGGAGTAGAAGATCGCGGTCGTTATTACGACCATTCCGGCGCGCTTCGCGATATGGTACAAAACCATATGTTGCAAATGGTTGCCCTTTTGGCGATGGAACCGCCAATTAAGTTAACGACAGACGATATTCGTAGCGAAAAAGTAAAAGTGCTTCGTGCGCTTCGTCCGATGACGCACGATGACGTAGAAACATATTTCGTGCGTGGACAATACGGACGGGGCATTGTGCGCGGACAAGAAGTCGTCGGGTATCGTGAAGAACATAGCGTCGACCCAAATTCAAATACAGAAACATTCGTTGCAGGGAAACTAATGATCGACAACTTCCGCTGGGCAGGTGTGCCGTTCTACATACGAACAGGAAAACGAATGACAGAAAAATCAACAAAAATTGTTGTGCAATTTAAAGATGTGCCGATGAATTTATATTATCGCACAAGCGAGCACGTTCATCCAAATTTACTTGTTATTCATATTCAACCTGATGAAGGCATCACCCTTCATTTAAATGCGAAAAAAAGCGGCGAAAGCATGAAAACGACACCGATTAAGCTCGACTACTGCAACAATTGTATCGACGGCATTAATACACCGGAAGCGTATGAGAAATTGTTATATGACTGCATGCGCGGCGATGCAACAAACTTTACGCATTGGGATGAAGTCGCTGCCTCATGGAGCTTTGTCGACCCGATTTCTGAAGTATGGGCAAATACGAAAGCCGCCGACTTTCCGAACTACGAAGCAGGCTCGATGGGACCGAAAAAAGCGGATGAACTGTTACAAAAAGACGGCTTCCACTGGTGGCCATTAAATGGAACAATGTAA
- a CDS encoding ribonuclease Z, whose protein sequence is MELLFLGTGSGVPSKGRNVSAVALQLLEERGATWLFDCGEATQHQILHTSIRPRRIERIFITHLHGDHIFGLPGLLGSRSFQGGETPLFVYGPAGIRSFVETALAVSGTRLKYELYIEEFAEGVIFEDEQFIVTAKLLDHGLPSYGFRIVEKDLPGTLLVDELRALGVKPGPIYQQIKRGEVVTLDDGTVIDGRKFVAPPKKGRMIAIMGDTRYCEASVELAEGVDVLVHEATFSANEAHLARDYYHSTTVQAAEVAKRARAKQLILTHISSRYQGEMCDQLVEEAKTIFPNVAIASDFASFSILRNAE, encoded by the coding sequence GTGGAGTTATTGTTTTTAGGGACGGGCTCTGGCGTCCCATCAAAAGGTAGAAACGTATCAGCCGTTGCCCTTCAGTTGTTAGAAGAAAGAGGAGCAACGTGGCTATTTGATTGTGGAGAAGCAACGCAACATCAAATTTTACATACGTCTATCCGTCCAAGGCGTATTGAGCGCATTTTTATTACGCACTTACATGGCGATCATATTTTTGGTTTGCCAGGGTTGCTTGGAAGCCGTTCGTTCCAAGGTGGAGAGACTCCTCTTTTTGTTTATGGTCCGGCTGGTATTCGTTCGTTTGTTGAAACTGCCTTAGCGGTAAGCGGTACGCGACTGAAATATGAGTTGTATATTGAAGAGTTTGCAGAAGGAGTCATATTTGAAGATGAGCAGTTTATTGTTACAGCGAAATTGCTTGATCATGGTTTACCTTCATACGGTTTCCGAATCGTTGAAAAAGATTTACCGGGTACGTTGCTTGTTGACGAGTTGCGTGCTCTCGGGGTGAAGCCAGGTCCCATTTATCAACAAATTAAACGCGGAGAGGTTGTTACGTTAGACGATGGTACGGTAATTGATGGACGCAAATTTGTTGCCCCGCCAAAAAAAGGACGTATGATTGCGATTATGGGAGATACGCGTTATTGTGAGGCAAGTGTGGAACTTGCCGAAGGAGTGGACGTGCTTGTCCATGAGGCAACGTTTAGTGCAAACGAAGCCCATTTAGCGCGGGATTACTATCATTCGACAACCGTGCAGGCCGCGGAAGTAGCGAAGCGGGCTAGGGCGAAGCAGCTTATTTTGACACATATTAGCTCGCGTTATCAAGGGGAGATGTGTGATCAGCTCGTTGAAGAGGCAAAAACGATTTTTCCGAATGTAGCGATTGCGTCTGATTTTGCCTCATTTTCGATTTTAAGAAACGCGGAGTAA